In Kitasatospora sp. NA04385, a single genomic region encodes these proteins:
- the aspS gene encoding aspartate--tRNA ligase: MIRTHDAGTLRAEHAGTTVTLAGWVARRRDHGGVAFIDLRDASGTVQVVVRDLESVHGLRSEYCVKVVGEVRVRPEGNENPDIPTGAVEVVVESIEVLSEAAPLPFQVAEYEPGSVNEEVRLRYRYLDLRREGPARALRLRSKVNHIIRTVMEENDYLDIETPYLTRSTPEGARDFLVPVRLQPGHWYALPQSPQLFKQLLMVAGMERYYQIARCFRDEDFRADRQPEFTQLDIEASFVDQEDVLALGEKVVARIWKEVHGYEIPNPLPRLTYADAMSRYGSDKPDVRFGQELTDLTEYFAGTGFRVFQAPYVGAVVMPGGASQPRKQLDAWQDWAKARGARGLAYVLVDAETGELRGPVAKNLSEEHLSGLAAAAGAKPGDAVFFAAGKKTASQELLGAARLEIGRRCQLIDESQWAFLWVVDFPMFEPIEDDKGEFQGWHAVHHPFTAPTAESLATFDTDPGSALSNAYDLVLNGSELGGGSIRIHQREVQKRAFDAIGLSEEEAAAQFGFLLDAFNYGPPPHGGIALGLDRVVTLLGGYDTIRDVIAFPKTSTGGDPLTGAPTAITPAQRREAGVDARPKAKENAKEGKDGAKAEAGPTA; encoded by the coding sequence GTGATCCGCACGCACGACGCGGGCACGCTCCGCGCGGAGCACGCCGGCACCACCGTCACCCTGGCCGGCTGGGTGGCCCGCCGCCGCGACCACGGCGGCGTGGCCTTCATCGACCTGCGCGACGCCTCGGGCACCGTGCAGGTCGTGGTCCGCGACCTGGAGTCGGTGCACGGGCTGCGCTCCGAGTACTGCGTGAAGGTGGTCGGCGAGGTCCGGGTCCGCCCGGAGGGCAACGAGAACCCGGACATCCCGACCGGCGCGGTCGAGGTCGTCGTCGAGTCCATCGAGGTGCTGTCCGAGGCCGCGCCGCTGCCGTTCCAGGTCGCCGAGTACGAGCCCGGCTCGGTCAACGAGGAGGTGCGGCTGCGCTACCGCTACCTCGACCTGCGCCGCGAGGGCCCGGCCCGCGCGCTGCGGCTGCGCTCGAAGGTCAACCACATCATCCGCACGGTGATGGAGGAGAACGACTACCTCGACATCGAGACCCCGTACCTGACCCGCTCCACCCCCGAGGGCGCCCGCGACTTCCTCGTCCCGGTCCGCCTCCAGCCGGGCCACTGGTACGCCCTGCCGCAGTCCCCGCAGCTGTTCAAGCAGCTGCTGATGGTGGCCGGCATGGAGCGCTACTACCAGATCGCCCGCTGCTTCCGCGACGAGGACTTCCGCGCCGACCGGCAGCCGGAGTTCACCCAGCTCGACATCGAGGCGTCCTTCGTCGACCAGGAGGACGTCCTGGCGCTCGGCGAGAAGGTCGTCGCCCGGATCTGGAAGGAGGTGCACGGGTACGAGATCCCCAACCCGCTGCCCCGCCTGACCTACGCCGACGCGATGTCCCGCTACGGCTCCGACAAGCCGGACGTCCGCTTCGGCCAGGAGCTCACCGACCTCACCGAGTACTTCGCGGGCACCGGGTTCCGGGTCTTCCAGGCCCCGTACGTCGGCGCGGTCGTGATGCCCGGCGGCGCCTCGCAGCCCCGCAAGCAGCTCGACGCCTGGCAGGACTGGGCGAAGGCCCGCGGCGCCCGCGGCCTCGCGTACGTCCTGGTGGACGCCGAGACCGGCGAGCTGCGCGGCCCGGTCGCCAAGAACCTGTCCGAGGAGCACCTGTCCGGCCTGGCCGCCGCCGCCGGCGCCAAGCCCGGCGACGCGGTGTTCTTCGCGGCCGGCAAGAAGACCGCCTCGCAGGAGCTGCTCGGCGCCGCCCGCCTGGAGATCGGCCGCCGCTGCCAGCTGATCGACGAGTCCCAGTGGGCCTTCCTGTGGGTCGTGGACTTCCCGATGTTCGAGCCGATCGAGGACGACAAGGGCGAGTTCCAGGGCTGGCACGCGGTGCACCACCCCTTCACCGCGCCGACCGCCGAGTCGCTCGCCACCTTCGACACCGACCCGGGCAGCGCGCTCTCCAACGCGTACGACCTGGTGCTCAACGGCTCGGAGCTGGGCGGCGGTTCGATCCGCATCCACCAGCGCGAGGTGCAGAAGCGGGCGTTCGACGCGATCGGCCTGTCCGAGGAGGAGGCGGCCGCGCAGTTCGGCTTCCTGCTGGACGCCTTCAACTACGGCCCGCCGCCGCACGGCGGCATCGCGCTCGGCCTGGACCGCGTGGTCACCCTGCTGGGCGGCTACGACACCATCCGGGACGTCATCGCCTTCCCGAAGACCTCCACCGGCGGCGACCCGCTGACCGGCGCCCCCACCGCCATCACCCCGGCCCAGCGCCGCGAGGCGGGCGTGGACGCCCGGCCCAAGGCCAAGGAGAACGCCAAGGAGGGCAAGGACGGCGCCAAGGCCGAGGCCGGGCCGACCGCCTGA
- the hisS gene encoding histidine--tRNA ligase — MSTFTAPKGTYDLLPPTSAAFLAVREAISAPARRAGYGYIETPVFEDVKLFSRGVGESTDIVTKEMYQLTTRGGDELALRPEGTASVLRAALQANLHKQGNLPVKLWYSGNYYRYERMQKGRYRQFSQVGAEAIGAEDPALDAELIILADDAFRALGLSDYSLLLNSLGDRQCRPVYRAALVEFLAGLDLDEETRRRAEINPLRVLDDKRESVQAQLVDAPRLRDHLCEDCKAYDEKVRELLTAAGVGFVDDPKLVRGLDYYTRTTFEFVHNGLGAQSAIGGGGRYDGLSEMIGGPALPSVGWALGVDRTYLALEAEGVVLDLPATTAVYAVALSEEAKTVLFAKTVELRRLGVATDLAFGVKGIKNAMKSADRSGARFAVIAGDRDLAEGVVQLKDMESGEQTPVALAALVTTLKEKQL, encoded by the coding sequence TTGAGCACCTTCACCGCCCCCAAGGGCACCTACGACCTGCTGCCGCCCACCTCGGCGGCCTTCCTGGCGGTCCGCGAGGCGATCTCCGCCCCCGCGCGCCGAGCCGGGTACGGCTACATCGAGACCCCGGTCTTCGAGGACGTGAAGCTCTTCTCCCGCGGTGTCGGGGAGTCCACCGACATCGTCACCAAGGAGATGTACCAGCTGACCACCCGGGGCGGTGACGAACTCGCGCTGCGGCCCGAGGGCACCGCCTCGGTGCTGCGCGCCGCGCTCCAGGCGAACCTGCACAAGCAGGGCAACCTGCCGGTCAAGCTCTGGTACTCCGGCAACTACTACCGCTACGAGCGGATGCAGAAGGGCCGCTACCGGCAGTTCTCCCAGGTCGGCGCGGAGGCCATCGGCGCCGAGGACCCGGCGCTGGACGCCGAGTTGATCATCCTGGCCGACGACGCCTTCCGCGCGCTCGGCCTGTCGGACTACTCGCTGCTGCTCAACAGCCTCGGCGACCGGCAGTGCCGCCCGGTCTACCGCGCCGCGCTGGTCGAGTTCCTGGCCGGGCTCGACCTCGACGAGGAGACCCGCCGCCGCGCGGAGATCAACCCGCTGCGCGTGCTGGACGACAAGCGCGAGTCCGTCCAGGCCCAGCTGGTGGACGCGCCCCGGCTGCGCGACCACCTCTGCGAGGACTGCAAGGCGTACGACGAGAAGGTCCGCGAGCTGCTCACCGCCGCGGGCGTCGGGTTCGTCGACGACCCCAAGCTGGTGCGCGGCCTGGACTACTACACCCGCACCACCTTCGAGTTCGTGCACAACGGCCTCGGCGCCCAGTCCGCGATCGGCGGCGGCGGCCGCTACGACGGCCTGTCCGAGATGATCGGCGGCCCGGCGCTGCCCTCGGTCGGCTGGGCGCTGGGCGTGGACCGCACCTACCTCGCGCTGGAGGCCGAGGGCGTCGTCCTCGACCTGCCCGCCACCACCGCGGTGTACGCCGTCGCGCTCAGCGAGGAGGCGAAGACCGTCCTGTTCGCCAAGACCGTCGAGCTGCGCCGCCTCGGGGTGGCCACCGATCTCGCGTTCGGTGTCAAGGGCATCAAGAACGCCATGAAGTCGGCGGACCGATCCGGCGCCCGGTTCGCCGTGATCGCCGGCGACCGGGACCTCGCCGAGGGCGTGGTCCAGCTCAAGGACATGGAGTCCGGCGAGCAGACCCCCGTCGCCCTTGCGGCGCTCGTCACCACCCTGAAGGAGAAGCAGCTGTGA
- a CDS encoding MBL fold metallo-hydrolase — MFVAGFPAGAWGTNCYLVAPAAGEECVIVDPGHEAAGGVEELIREHRLKPVAVLLTHGHIDHVASVVPVCGARGVPAWIHPEDRYMLADPEKALGRSLGQQLMGSITVGEPDDVRELTDGGVLELAGLRLTVDHAPGHTKGSVTFRTPASQDIPPVLFSGDLLFAGSIGRTDLPGGDSAAIMRSLARVCLPLDDATVVLSGHGSQTTIGRERATNPYLQQAGGAQGAPAFPRRGM; from the coding sequence GTGTTCGTCGCCGGATTCCCCGCCGGGGCCTGGGGCACCAACTGCTACCTGGTCGCACCCGCCGCCGGCGAGGAGTGCGTGATCGTCGACCCGGGCCACGAAGCGGCGGGCGGCGTCGAGGAGTTGATCCGCGAGCACCGGCTCAAGCCGGTCGCGGTGCTGCTCACCCACGGGCACATCGACCACGTCGCCTCGGTCGTCCCGGTCTGCGGCGCGCGGGGCGTGCCGGCCTGGATCCACCCCGAGGACCGCTACATGCTGGCCGACCCGGAGAAGGCGCTCGGGCGCTCGCTCGGGCAGCAGCTGATGGGCTCGATCACCGTCGGCGAGCCGGACGACGTCCGCGAGTTGACCGACGGCGGCGTGCTGGAACTCGCCGGGCTGCGGCTCACCGTCGACCACGCCCCCGGCCATACCAAGGGGTCGGTGACGTTCAGGACGCCCGCCTCGCAGGACATCCCCCCGGTCCTGTTCTCGGGCGACCTGCTGTTCGCCGGCTCCATCGGGCGTACCGACCTCCCGGGCGGGGACAGCGCGGCGATCATGCGCTCGCTGGCCCGGGTGTGCCTGCCCCTCGACGACGCGACCGTGGTGCTCTCCGGCCACGGCTCCCAGACCACCATCGGCCGTGAGCGCGCCACCAACCCCTACCTCCAGCAGGCGGGCGGTGCGCAGGGCGCACCGGCCTTCCCGCGACGAGGAATGTGA
- a CDS encoding peptidylprolyl isomerase, translating into MVSSEQRRRQLAREKYERQMQARAEAVAKRRRRNVIVAAVLAVVVVAGVATVAGGVFDSDKKKDDKAASAAPTPSSSVSGKQWAAEPAMSIDTAAKYTAKIETSQGEVTLALNAAKAPHTVNSFVFLAGQQFWDNTKCHRLTTEGIFVLQCGDPTGTGRGGPGYQFADENLEGATYPAGTVAMANSGANTNGSQFFLVYKDTQLPPSYTPFGTITGGLDVLQKIAAAGTEGDTGDGAPKTPVNITAITTAKG; encoded by the coding sequence GTGGTCAGCAGCGAACAGCGGCGGCGGCAGCTCGCCCGTGAGAAGTACGAGCGCCAGATGCAGGCGCGCGCCGAGGCGGTCGCCAAGCGCAGGCGGCGCAACGTGATCGTCGCCGCGGTCCTGGCCGTGGTGGTGGTGGCCGGCGTCGCGACCGTCGCGGGCGGCGTGTTCGACTCGGACAAGAAGAAGGACGACAAGGCCGCCTCCGCGGCGCCGACGCCCTCCTCCTCCGTCTCCGGCAAGCAGTGGGCCGCCGAGCCGGCCATGTCGATCGACACCGCGGCCAAGTACACGGCCAAGATCGAGACCTCGCAGGGCGAGGTCACCCTCGCGCTGAACGCCGCGAAGGCGCCGCACACCGTCAACTCCTTCGTGTTCCTGGCGGGTCAGCAGTTCTGGGACAACACCAAGTGCCACCGCCTGACCACGGAGGGCATCTTCGTCCTGCAGTGCGGCGACCCGACCGGCACCGGCCGGGGCGGCCCGGGCTACCAGTTCGCCGACGAGAACCTCGAGGGGGCGACCTACCCGGCGGGCACCGTGGCGATGGCCAACTCCGGTGCGAACACCAACGGCAGCCAGTTCTTCCTGGTCTACAAGGACACCCAACTGCCGCCCAGCTACACCCCGTTCGGCACCATCACCGGCGGCCTGGACGTGCTGCAGAAGATCGCCGCGGCCGGCACTGAGGGCGACACCGGCGACGGCGCGCCCAAGACTCCGGTCAACATCACCGCCATCACCACCGCGAAGGGCTGA
- a CDS encoding DUF349 domain-containing protein: MSSDPWGRVDEQGNVYVRTADGERQVGSWQAGSPEEALAYFERKFQGLEAETALLEHRVRKTDLAAKEAQTALDHLRAQVTEAHAVGDLAALAARLDALAGEIEARQGERKAARAKAQEETRAAKEALVAEAEQLAESNQWREAGDRLRALVDNWKALPRLDRKSDDELWHRFSHARSVFSKHRKAHFAALDSERESARAVKERLVAQAEALSGSTEWGPTAAAYRDLMTQWKAAGRAQRDAEEELWARFRGAQDVFFQARSSAFSERDAEQGENQKAKEALLVEAEAILPITDLKAAKAALREVSERWEAIGHVPRDARPKLDGRLSAVERAVREAEEAEWQRSNPEARARATGMTALLQAAVDKLRADLDKARAAGNTSRAAKLEAELEGRQALLDQAQKSLQEFSS; the protein is encoded by the coding sequence GTGAGCAGCGACCCGTGGGGCCGTGTCGACGAGCAGGGGAACGTCTACGTGAGGACGGCCGACGGCGAACGCCAGGTCGGCTCCTGGCAGGCCGGCTCCCCGGAGGAGGCCCTCGCCTACTTCGAGCGCAAGTTCCAGGGCCTGGAGGCGGAGACCGCCCTCCTGGAGCACCGGGTGCGCAAGACCGACCTGGCCGCCAAGGAGGCGCAGACCGCGCTGGACCACCTGCGCGCGCAGGTCACCGAGGCGCACGCGGTCGGCGACCTGGCCGCGCTGGCCGCCCGCCTGGACGCCCTGGCCGGCGAGATCGAGGCCCGGCAGGGCGAGCGCAAGGCCGCCCGGGCGAAGGCCCAGGAGGAGACCCGCGCCGCCAAGGAGGCGCTGGTCGCCGAGGCCGAGCAGCTCGCCGAGTCCAACCAGTGGCGGGAGGCCGGCGACCGGCTGCGCGCCCTGGTCGACAACTGGAAGGCGCTGCCGCGGCTGGACCGCAAGAGCGACGACGAGCTGTGGCACCGCTTCTCGCACGCCCGCTCGGTCTTCTCCAAGCACCGCAAGGCGCACTTCGCGGCGCTCGACTCGGAGCGCGAGTCGGCCCGCGCGGTGAAGGAGCGGCTGGTCGCCCAGGCCGAGGCGCTCTCCGGCTCCACCGAGTGGGGCCCCACCGCCGCCGCCTACCGCGACCTGATGACGCAGTGGAAGGCCGCCGGCCGCGCCCAGCGGGACGCGGAGGAGGAGCTGTGGGCCCGCTTCCGCGGCGCCCAGGACGTCTTCTTCCAGGCCCGGTCCTCCGCGTTCTCCGAGCGCGACGCCGAGCAGGGCGAGAACCAGAAGGCCAAGGAGGCGCTGCTGGTCGAGGCCGAGGCGATCCTGCCGATCACCGACCTGAAGGCCGCCAAGGCCGCGCTGCGCGAGGTCTCCGAGCGCTGGGAGGCCATCGGCCACGTCCCGCGCGACGCCCGTCCGAAGCTGGACGGCCGGCTGTCCGCGGTGGAGCGCGCCGTCCGCGAGGCCGAGGAGGCCGAGTGGCAGCGCTCCAACCCGGAGGCCCGGGCCCGCGCCACCGGCATGACCGCCCTGCTCCAGGCCGCCGTGGACAAGCTCCGCGCCGACCTGGACAAGGCCCGCGCGGCGGGCAACACCTCCCGGGCCGCCAAGC